A window of Enoplosus armatus isolate fEnoArm2 chromosome 3, fEnoArm2.hap1, whole genome shotgun sequence contains these coding sequences:
- the rft1 gene encoding man(5)GlcNAc(2)-PP-dolichol translocation protein RFT1, whose translation MSSRDALRNASTLASYNVLLQVMFRVLTFLLNAFTLRFVSKELIGVVNVRLTLLYSTLVFLSREAFRRACLSGVSGTNHSWRQVINLLWLTLPLGVLWAALLACVWLWLLEVPDPQTVPYYGPAVVLFALSGVQELLAEPLWVLAQAHMFVRLKVVAESLAMIAKCSIIVMLVVFAREWGLYIFSAAHLVYTGFLVLCYAVYFIRFLGSKEAAEKSFPLHRVGDLLPCRADGEPLVDWTLARLTWSFFKQSFLKQILTEGERYVMTFLNVLSFGDQGVYDIVNNLGSMVARFIFLPIEESFYIFFAKVLERGRDVKSQKQEEVAIAAEVLECLLKLVLVIGLIITVFGYAYSHLALDIYGGSLLSSGAGPTLLRCYSCYVLLLAVNGVTECFVFAAMSQEEVDKYNFVMLALSVSFLFLSYMLTWWAGAVGFILANCLNMALRILHSLLYIHHYFQSSQWKPLRGLLPSPLLLLTLAVSAIVTALSEGVFCCDSGWLLRLVHIAVGAACLLGVFAAVLLTETRLIQFVTTQLLPRYRKKHT comes from the exons ATGAGTTCTCGGGATGCACTGAGGAATGCGTCCACTCTGGCGTCGTATAATGTGTTGCTGCAG GTCATGTTCCGTGTCCTCACCTTCTTGCTGAATGCATTCACGCTGCGGTTTGTGTCCAAAGAGCTGATTGGGGTTGTCAATGTCAG GCTTACACTACTGTACTCCACATTAGTATTTTTATCCAGAGAAGCTTTTCGGAGAGCCTGTCTGAGTGGGGTGTCTGGGACAAACCACAGCTGGAGACAAGTTATAAACCTGCTATGGCTGAC GTTGCCTCTTGGTGTGTTGTGGGCAGCCCTGCTGGcctgtgtgtggctgtggctCCTGGAGGTGCCAGACCCCCAGACTGTCCCTTACTACGGCCCTGCAGTGGTGTTGTTCGCCTTGTCAGGAGTGCAGGAGCTCCTGGCTGAGCCCCTCTGGGTCCTGGCTCAAGCTCACATGTTTGTCCGACTGAAGGTGGTCGCTGAGAGCTTAGCAATGATCGCCAAGTGCAGCATCATTGTGATGCTGGTGGTGTTTGCCCGGGAATGGGGCCTTTACAtcttctctgctgctcat TTGGTGTACACAGGATTCCTGGTGCTGTGCTATGCCGTTTACTTCATTCGTTTCTTGGGCTCTAAAGAAGCAGCTGAGAAGAGTTTTCCTCTGCACCGTGTCGGAGATCTCTTGCCCTGTAGAGCTGATGGAGAG CCACTGGTTGATTGGACTCTGGCGCGGCTCACATGGAGCTTCTTCAAGCAATCCTTCCTTAAGCAGATCCTGACGGAGGGTGAGCGTTACGTCATGACCTTCTTGAACGTCCTCAGCTTCGGAGACCAGGGAGTCTATGACATCGTCAATAATCTGGGCTCCATGGTGGCTCGCTTCATCTTCTTGCCTATCGAGGAAAGCTTCTACATCTTCTTTGCCAAAGTGCTGGAGCGAGGACGTGATGTCAAAAGTCAGAAACAG GAAGAAGTTGCCATTGCGGCAGAGGTCCTGGAGTGTCTGCTGAAACTGGTGCTGGTGATTGGTCTGATTATCACAGTGTTTGGCTACGCCTACTCTCACTTGGCTCTGGACATTTATGGCGGCTCTCTGCTGAGCAGTGGGGCAG gcCCCACTTTGCTGCGTTGCTACAGCTGCTACGTTCTCCTGCTCGCTGTAAATGGTGTAACGgagtgttttgtatttgctgCCATGAGCCAAGAAGAGGTTGACAA GTATAACTTTGTGATGCtagctctgtctgtgtctttcctGTTCCTGTCCTACATGCTGACGTGGTGGGCTGGCGCTGTGGGCTTCATACTGGCAAACTGCCTAAACATGGCCCTCCGCATCTTGCACAGCCTGCTTTACATACACCACTACTTCCAGTCCAGTCAATGGAAACCTCTGCGAGGCCTGTTGCCCTCCCCGCTCCTACTACTGACACTTGCTGTCAGTGCCATTGTCACAGCACTGTCAGAG GGTGTGTTCTGCTGTGACAGCGGCTGGTTGCTGAGGCTGGTCCACATCGCCGTAGGAGCAGCGTGTCTGCTCGgtgtgtttgcagctgttcTTCTCACAGAGACTCGGCTTATTCAGTTTGTGACGACTCAGCTCTTGCCCCGATACAGAAAGAAGCACACTTGA